A stretch of the Marivirga tractuosa DSM 4126 genome encodes the following:
- a CDS encoding M1 family metallopeptidase: MQNIKFQLLLIFVSTLCSTALIAQKEFNKSDSLKGGLSKERIWWDLKYYHLQTRVQPDEKYISGSNLIQYEVLKPYQSMQIDLQEPMQIDSIIQNGKKLNFTTKFNAHFIELVEDQKRGEVNELTVHYSGNPTIAKNAPWDGGFTWEKDENGKHFIATANQGIGASVWWPCKEHPADEPDSMLISVNVPKPLVDVSNGRLREIEEHRNSRTYHWFVSNPINNYGVNINIGDYVNFTEKYDGEKGILDCSYWVLSYNLAKAKKQFKEVARMLEAFEYWFGPYPFYEDSYKLVEAPYLGMEHQSSVTYGNEFKNGYRGRDLSQTGWGLKFDFIIIHESGHEWFANNITNKDVADMWIHEGFTHYSENLFLDYHYDSLAANAYVQGVRSSIQNDRPIIGEYGVSHEGSSDMYYKAGNMLHLIRQLFDNDEKWRQTLRGLNKAFYHQTVTTEEIENYISEAYGKSLDKVFDQYLRTTQIPTFTYRILGNQLLYKWENTVDGFNMPIRIFINGEPEWLQANSKSFKALQNMPENAEILVDPNFYVADFNLTE; this comes from the coding sequence ATGCAAAACATCAAATTTCAGTTACTGCTAATTTTTGTTTCAACCCTTTGTTCCACCGCTTTAATAGCACAAAAGGAATTTAATAAATCTGACAGTTTAAAAGGCGGGCTTTCTAAAGAAAGAATCTGGTGGGATTTAAAATACTACCACCTTCAAACTAGAGTACAACCTGATGAAAAATATATATCAGGCAGTAATCTTATACAATATGAGGTTTTAAAACCTTATCAAAGCATGCAAATTGATTTACAGGAACCAATGCAGATTGACAGCATTATACAAAACGGAAAAAAGCTTAATTTCACAACTAAATTCAATGCCCATTTTATTGAATTGGTTGAAGATCAAAAGAGAGGAGAAGTAAATGAATTAACGGTCCATTATTCTGGTAATCCTACAATTGCAAAAAATGCACCGTGGGACGGTGGTTTCACATGGGAAAAAGATGAAAATGGAAAGCATTTTATAGCTACTGCTAATCAGGGAATTGGCGCCAGTGTCTGGTGGCCTTGCAAAGAACACCCAGCAGATGAACCAGACAGCATGCTCATTAGCGTGAATGTACCCAAGCCTCTAGTGGACGTATCAAACGGGAGACTGAGAGAAATAGAAGAGCACAGAAATAGTAGAACATATCACTGGTTTGTGAGCAATCCAATCAACAATTATGGTGTTAATATTAATATCGGGGATTATGTGAATTTCACTGAAAAATATGATGGAGAAAAAGGAATACTAGATTGCAGTTATTGGGTATTGAGCTATAATCTAGCGAAAGCCAAAAAACAATTTAAGGAAGTAGCTCGCATGTTAGAAGCATTTGAATATTGGTTTGGTCCATATCCTTTCTATGAGGATAGTTACAAACTAGTAGAAGCACCTTATTTAGGCATGGAACATCAAAGTTCGGTAACTTATGGAAATGAGTTCAAAAATGGCTACAGAGGAAGAGATTTAAGTCAAACAGGCTGGGGATTGAAATTTGACTTCATCATCATTCATGAATCAGGACATGAATGGTTTGCCAATAACATTACCAATAAGGACGTTGCTGACATGTGGATTCACGAAGGATTCACGCATTATTCTGAAAACCTATTTTTAGATTATCACTATGATTCACTAGCTGCCAATGCCTATGTGCAAGGCGTTCGATCTTCCATTCAAAATGACAGACCTATTATTGGTGAATATGGAGTTTCTCATGAGGGCTCAAGTGATATGTATTATAAAGCAGGAAACATGCTTCATCTCATTAGGCAATTATTCGATAATGATGAAAAATGGAGACAAACTTTGAGAGGATTGAATAAGGCATTTTATCACCAAACCGTGACTACCGAAGAAATTGAAAATTATATTTCAGAAGCCTATGGAAAGTCATTAGATAAGGTTTTTGACCAATATCTTCGTACTACTCAAATCCCAACTTTCACTTACAGGATTTTAGGTAATCAATTGCTTTACAAATGGGAAAATACTGTTGATGGATTCAATATGCCAATTCGGATATTCATAAATGGCGAGCCAGAATGGTTACAGGCTAATTCGAAATCATTTAAAGCATTACAAAATATGCCGGAAAATGCAGAGATCTTAGTAGATCCTAATTTTTATGTGGCTGATTTTAATTTGACTGAATAG
- a CDS encoding acyl-CoA dehydrogenase family protein, protein METKTNQIPTQTGGSFLINNIPESVFIESDFSEEQSMMVASAKEFVEQEVLPLADELEKKKDLSQTIALLQKAGDLGLLGLGVSENYGGIEVGFNTTLRVIEEMAKTTEFSPAIGVQTSIGIAPILLYGNERQKAQYIPDMVSGKSKGCYCLTEPDAGSDANSGKTKAVYNEAEKAYYLTGQKMWITNAGIADVFTVFAKIEDDENLSAFIVEKGFEGLTLGEEEDKMGIRASSTRQVFLNDVKVPEENLLGQRGEGFKMALNVLSTGRIKLGIGGLGVSKKAIDYAVEYAVNRKQFGQSISSFGAIQQKLAKMVVKTYALQAAAYRTGELIDQKEEEYLKSGMSMEEAKAKAVSAYGIECAIIKVFGTEAQDFVVDEGLQIFGGMGFSEEAPMARLYRDSRISRIFEGTNEINRMLIVDMLLKKAMNGELDLMNAATAVQKELTNIPSLTPNENTDTLEKATEVLDNLKKITLIVAGAAAQKLIMKLKDEQEILMNVADMLIQIYLLESVIVKTKRIKETLGEEASAVQIDICQLFMLDAVKEVKNSAEEALWSFSEGDELKMVQMALKRFTKVEAFNLKDVRRRVAQKLIEDGRYKF, encoded by the coding sequence ATGGAAACTAAAACAAATCAAATCCCTACTCAAACGGGTGGTTCATTTTTAATCAATAATATTCCAGAAAGTGTTTTTATTGAATCTGATTTTTCAGAGGAGCAAAGTATGATGGTTGCTTCTGCAAAAGAATTTGTAGAACAGGAAGTTTTACCGCTAGCTGACGAATTAGAAAAGAAAAAGGATTTATCGCAAACTATTGCGTTACTTCAAAAAGCAGGCGATTTAGGTCTGCTAGGTTTAGGAGTTTCTGAAAATTACGGTGGAATAGAGGTGGGCTTTAATACCACGCTTCGTGTAATTGAGGAAATGGCGAAGACTACTGAGTTTTCTCCAGCCATTGGTGTGCAAACCAGTATTGGAATCGCTCCGATTTTATTATACGGGAACGAAAGGCAGAAGGCTCAATATATTCCTGATATGGTTTCTGGTAAGTCGAAAGGTTGCTATTGCCTAACAGAACCTGATGCAGGTTCAGATGCTAATTCTGGGAAGACCAAAGCAGTATACAATGAAGCTGAAAAAGCCTATTATTTGACTGGACAGAAAATGTGGATTACTAATGCTGGAATAGCAGATGTATTTACTGTTTTCGCCAAAATTGAAGATGATGAGAATTTATCAGCATTTATAGTTGAGAAGGGCTTCGAAGGCTTGACTTTAGGTGAGGAGGAAGATAAAATGGGTATTAGAGCTTCTTCCACAAGACAAGTATTTCTGAATGATGTTAAAGTTCCTGAAGAAAACCTTTTAGGGCAAAGAGGAGAAGGCTTTAAAATGGCGCTAAATGTTTTAAGTACAGGTAGAATTAAACTCGGTATTGGAGGTTTAGGCGTTTCTAAAAAGGCAATTGATTATGCAGTGGAATATGCCGTAAACCGTAAACAGTTTGGTCAATCCATCAGCTCGTTTGGAGCAATACAGCAAAAACTGGCAAAAATGGTGGTCAAAACTTATGCACTACAAGCGGCTGCTTACCGGACTGGTGAATTGATTGACCAAAAGGAAGAAGAATACCTGAAATCAGGAATGTCAATGGAGGAAGCAAAAGCAAAAGCGGTGAGTGCTTATGGAATTGAATGTGCTATTATAAAAGTATTTGGTACAGAGGCGCAAGACTTCGTTGTAGATGAAGGCTTGCAGATTTTTGGCGGTATGGGCTTTTCCGAAGAAGCACCTATGGCTCGATTGTATCGTGATTCAAGAATCAGTAGAATCTTTGAAGGCACCAATGAAATCAACCGAATGTTGATTGTGGACATGCTTCTTAAAAAAGCGATGAATGGGGAATTAGATTTGATGAATGCAGCTACAGCGGTTCAAAAAGAATTAACTAATATTCCTTCATTAACACCAAACGAAAATACCGATACTTTAGAAAAGGCAACTGAGGTCTTGGACAATCTAAAGAAAATCACCTTAATCGTAGCAGGGGCAGCTGCGCAAAAGCTGATAATGAAGCTGAAGGATGAGCAAGAGATTTTGATGAATGTAGCCGATATGTTGATTCAGATTTATTTGCTAGAATCAGTAATTGTGAAAACTAAAAGAATTAAGGAAACACTAGGTGAAGAAGCTAGTGCTGTTCAGATTGATATCTGTCAATTATTTATGTTGGATGCTGTAAAAGAAGTCAAAAATTCAGCTGAGGAAGCTCTATGGTCATTTTCGGAAGGCGATGAATTGAAAATGGTGCAAATGGCTTTAAAGCGGTTCACCAAAGTAGAAGCTTTTAATCTGAAAGATGTAAGAAGGAGAGTAGCTCAAAAGTTGATTGAAGACGGGAGATATAAGTTTTAA
- a CDS encoding transglutaminase-like domain-containing protein, whose translation MEGFNKYLRAAEFINSDHSSVQQFASDVTFGAQDTIEKVKYLYYAIRDGFRYDPYRLDFSKEALRANSLLKRDYGYCIEKSCLFAAACRVIGVPSRLGFANVRNHLGTAKLEAVLQTDILVFHGYAEIYLNDKWIKVTPVFNRELCEKLNVKPLEFNPDGDSIFQEFNQKGGRFMEYLHQYGHFDDVPYNLFIEELIKHYPHLESQISERNLLHIK comes from the coding sequence GTGGAGGGATTTAATAAGTATTTAAGAGCAGCGGAATTTATAAATTCAGATCATTCTTCTGTTCAGCAATTTGCAAGTGATGTTACTTTTGGTGCCCAAGATACTATTGAAAAAGTTAAGTATTTATATTACGCTATTCGTGATGGTTTTCGCTACGATCCGTACAGATTAGATTTTTCTAAAGAAGCTTTGAGGGCAAATAGTTTGCTGAAAAGGGACTATGGATATTGCATAGAGAAAAGTTGCCTTTTTGCTGCTGCCTGCCGAGTAATCGGAGTTCCTTCACGATTGGGTTTTGCAAATGTTAGAAACCATCTAGGTACTGCCAAATTGGAAGCCGTACTGCAAACAGATATTTTGGTTTTTCATGGCTATGCAGAAATTTATTTAAATGATAAATGGATCAAAGTAACTCCTGTTTTCAATCGAGAACTTTGCGAAAAGCTAAATGTGAAGCCTTTGGAATTTAATCCTGATGGAGACTCCATTTTTCAGGAATTCAATCAAAAAGGAGGTAGGTTTATGGAGTATCTACATCAATATGGTCATTTTGATGATGTCCCCTATAATCTCTTTATAGAGGAATTGATTAAGCACTATCCGCATTTGGAATCTCAAATTTCAGAAAGAAACTTATTACATATTAAATAG
- a CDS encoding TetR/AcrR family transcriptional regulator, protein MKTKDKILETARILFNTHGISAISSKAIAEEMGISYGNLCYHFPKKDDIILQLYLTMQKNVEQQFKNIKEEVINLEFMLSRLKILFEEIYKYKFIYLGITKVVRHFDHIKKHAQDQFDQRWNILDHISGFLITNGYMKSFKDDRQKNMLIHALLMVSNSWISDAEVFYKGKDSEKIDYYMQVFFNLVRPNLTEKGLEGFKKVYKKS, encoded by the coding sequence ATGAAGACGAAAGATAAGATATTAGAAACTGCTCGTATATTGTTTAATACACATGGAATTTCTGCTATTTCAAGTAAAGCTATAGCCGAAGAAATGGGGATTAGTTATGGAAATTTATGCTATCATTTCCCTAAGAAAGATGATATTATTCTGCAACTCTATCTCACCATGCAAAAGAATGTAGAGCAACAGTTTAAGAATATAAAAGAGGAAGTGATCAACTTGGAATTTATGTTAAGCCGACTTAAGATTCTATTTGAGGAAATCTACAAGTATAAATTCATCTATCTAGGGATCACCAAAGTCGTTCGGCACTTCGACCACATCAAAAAGCATGCTCAAGATCAATTTGATCAAAGGTGGAATATTCTAGACCATATTTCTGGATTCTTAATTACTAATGGTTACATGAAATCATTCAAAGATGATCGTCAAAAAAATATGTTAATCCATGCTTTGTTAATGGTAAGCAATTCTTGGATTTCCGATGCAGAGGTATTTTATAAAGGCAAAGACAGTGAGAAAATTGACTATTATATGCAAGTCTTCTTTAATCTGGTAAGACCAAACTTAACAGAAAAGGGTCTGGAAGGATTTAAGAAAGTGTATAAGAAAAGCTAA
- a CDS encoding nuclear transport factor 2 family protein, producing the protein MIALEQQKESAIEFYKTAFEGNPSKAVELYVGDEYIQHNPAVANGTQGFIDYFERMQREYPNKSVEFLRAVAENDLVALHTHQIWEGDAEYVTMDFFRFDKNGKIVEHWDSIQEIPNESVNPNTMY; encoded by the coding sequence ATGATTGCGCTAGAGCAGCAAAAAGAAAGTGCCATTGAATTTTACAAAACAGCTTTTGAAGGCAATCCTTCAAAAGCTGTTGAATTATATGTCGGAGATGAATATATTCAACATAATCCTGCCGTTGCTAATGGAACTCAAGGATTTATTGATTATTTCGAAAGAATGCAAAGGGAGTACCCGAACAAAAGTGTTGAGTTTCTGAGAGCTGTGGCAGAAAATGATTTAGTAGCACTACATACTCATCAAATTTGGGAAGGAGATGCTGAGTATGTAACCATGGATTTCTTTCGTTTTGATAAAAACGGAAAAATTGTAGAACATTGGGATAGTATTCAAGAGATTCCTAATGAGTCTGTAAATCCGAATACCATGTATTAA
- a CDS encoding nucleotide pyrophosphohydrolase, producing the protein MKKDITLAEAQEKVDEWIKTIGVRYFNELTNMTILTEEVGELARIMARKYGEQSFKESDKNADLGDEMADVLWVLICLANQTGIDLTEALQKNIEKKTNRDKDRHQDNDKLK; encoded by the coding sequence ATGAAGAAAGACATAACCTTAGCAGAAGCCCAAGAAAAAGTAGATGAGTGGATTAAAACCATAGGCGTCCGATATTTTAATGAATTGACCAATATGACCATCCTGACTGAAGAAGTTGGAGAGTTGGCTCGAATTATGGCTCGAAAATATGGTGAACAATCTTTCAAAGAAAGTGATAAAAATGCTGATTTGGGAGATGAAATGGCAGATGTTCTATGGGTATTGATTTGTTTAGCCAATCAGACTGGAATTGACCTGACTGAAGCTTTGCAGAAAAATATTGAGAAGAAAACTAATCGGGATAAGGATAGGCACCAGGACAATGACAAACTAAAATAA
- a CDS encoding amidohydrolase: protein MNKLLLSLTLILIITSCSSREKVDAIYFNGTVYTVNANFEKAEAFAIKDGKFIAVGSSMDIRNQYQANEEIDLMNSPVYPGFIDGHAHFIRYAKGLHEVDLYGTTSFNELIQRLQKHVEKYPEESTVLGLGWDQNNWEGKQFPTKDTLDLLFPNKVVMLRRVDAHAVLTNQKGLDLAGVTANTKVSGGEVLLKEDRQPSGVLIDNAMNLLMDKIPAMNSEQTKELIREAQGNCFAVGITSLAEAGLDKSQIDLLDEMQKDSLLKMRIYAMINPTPENMEYYFSNGHYKTDYLNVRSFKIYGDGALGSRGACLIAPYSDDPDNYGFLRSEPQVFDSLAKVIFAKDFQMNTHCIGDSANRAITNIYAKYLKGKNDRRWRIEHAQVLAENDFSKFGDYNILPSVQPTHATSDMDWAHERLGEERVKNAYAYQELLKQNGRLVLGSDFPVEDINPIYGFHAAVARQDNNNLPEGGFQSENSLSRIEALKGMTSWAAFGQFEDKEKGSIAKGKWADFVILDQDIMEVPQEELRTTKVIQTHSAGEKVYELK, encoded by the coding sequence ATGAATAAACTATTACTCAGCTTAACACTTATTCTAATAATAACTTCCTGTTCTAGCAGAGAAAAAGTAGATGCCATCTATTTCAATGGAACGGTTTATACAGTAAATGCCAATTTTGAAAAAGCAGAAGCGTTTGCAATAAAAGATGGGAAATTCATAGCAGTTGGAAGCTCTATGGACATCCGAAATCAATATCAAGCGAATGAAGAAATCGATCTGATGAATTCCCCAGTTTATCCTGGATTTATTGATGGTCATGCGCATTTTATCAGGTATGCTAAAGGTTTGCATGAAGTTGATTTATATGGAACAACATCTTTTAATGAACTAATTCAGCGCTTGCAAAAGCATGTGGAAAAATATCCAGAGGAGTCAACAGTCTTGGGCTTGGGATGGGATCAGAATAACTGGGAAGGGAAGCAATTTCCTACCAAAGATACGTTGGATCTTTTATTTCCAAATAAGGTCGTAATGCTCAGAAGAGTAGATGCCCATGCTGTTCTAACCAACCAAAAAGGATTGGATTTAGCTGGAGTAACTGCCAATACAAAAGTTTCAGGTGGTGAAGTTTTATTGAAAGAAGATAGACAGCCGAGCGGTGTTTTGATTGATAATGCCATGAATTTATTGATGGATAAAATTCCAGCTATGAATTCAGAACAGACAAAGGAATTGATTCGGGAAGCACAAGGCAATTGCTTTGCAGTAGGTATTACTTCATTGGCTGAAGCGGGTTTAGATAAATCTCAAATTGATTTATTGGATGAAATGCAAAAGGATAGTCTCTTAAAGATGCGGATTTATGCTATGATAAATCCTACTCCTGAAAATATGGAGTATTACTTTAGCAATGGGCATTACAAAACAGACTATCTAAATGTTCGGTCATTTAAAATTTATGGAGATGGAGCTTTAGGATCGAGAGGTGCTTGTCTAATTGCGCCTTATTCTGATGATCCCGATAATTATGGTTTTTTAAGAAGCGAGCCTCAAGTTTTTGATAGCCTGGCGAAAGTTATTTTCGCTAAAGATTTTCAAATGAATACGCACTGCATTGGCGATTCTGCAAACAGAGCCATTACCAATATTTATGCGAAATATTTGAAAGGTAAAAATGACAGAAGGTGGAGAATTGAACATGCCCAAGTGTTAGCCGAAAATGATTTTAGCAAATTCGGGGATTATAATATTTTACCTTCTGTTCAACCGACTCATGCCACATCAGATATGGATTGGGCACATGAAAGATTGGGCGAGGAAAGAGTGAAAAATGCCTATGCTTATCAGGAATTATTGAAGCAAAACGGCAGATTAGTATTGGGCTCTGATTTTCCTGTGGAGGACATTAATCCTATTTATGGTTTTCATGCAGCTGTTGCCCGGCAAGATAATAATAACTTACCGGAAGGTGGTTTCCAATCTGAAAATTCACTGAGCAGGATAGAAGCTTTAAAAGGAATGACATCATGGGCTGCGTTCGGACAATTTGAAGATAAGGAAAAAGGAAGCATTGCCAAAGGCAAATGGGCTGATTTTGTGATTTTAGATCAAGATATTATGGAAGTCCCACAAGAGGAATTGAGAACCACTAAAGTAATTCAGACCCATTCGGCAGGTGAAAAAGTATATGAATTGAAGTGA
- a CDS encoding AMP nucleosidase yields MKTKKEIVDNWLPRYTGTGLDEFGDYILLTNFINYVEMFAQQYNVEIKGRDKPMQTATADGITIINFGMGSSVAATVMDLLSSIMPKAVLFLGKCGGIKKKSKIGDLILPLAGIRGEGTSNDYMPPEVPALPSFRLQRAVSSMIKKHEMDYYTGTVFTTNRRVWEHDDEFKDYLRRIRAMAVDMETATIFSVGFVNSIPRGALLLVSDNPMTPEGVKTAQSDQKVTGSYVNYHLQIGIDSLIELKNSGESVKHLKFTETLFDQD; encoded by the coding sequence ATGAAGACAAAAAAAGAAATCGTTGACAATTGGTTACCTCGTTATACAGGAACGGGCTTAGATGAATTTGGAGACTACATTTTGTTAACCAATTTCATTAATTACGTAGAGATGTTTGCTCAGCAATATAATGTTGAAATAAAAGGAAGGGATAAACCGATGCAGACGGCTACGGCAGATGGAATCACCATTATCAATTTTGGAATGGGTAGTTCTGTGGCAGCAACTGTAATGGATTTGCTTTCTTCTATTATGCCAAAAGCAGTTTTGTTTTTAGGGAAATGCGGTGGAATTAAAAAGAAATCTAAAATTGGTGATTTAATTTTACCCTTGGCAGGAATAAGAGGAGAAGGAACAAGCAATGATTATATGCCGCCAGAAGTTCCGGCTTTACCATCTTTTCGCTTACAGAGAGCTGTTTCGTCTATGATTAAAAAACACGAAATGGATTATTATACCGGAACAGTTTTTACGACCAATCGTAGAGTTTGGGAACATGATGATGAATTTAAAGATTATTTAAGAAGAATTAGGGCGATGGCCGTGGATATGGAAACTGCCACTATTTTTTCTGTAGGCTTTGTTAATAGTATTCCAAGAGGAGCTCTATTATTAGTTTCTGATAATCCAATGACTCCTGAAGGAGTAAAGACAGCCCAAAGTGATCAAAAAGTAACGGGCAGTTATGTAAATTATCACCTTCAAATTGGTATCGATTCATTGATTGAATTGAAAAACTCTGGTGAATCTGTTAAGCATCTGAAATTCACTGAAACATTATTTGATCAGGATTGA
- a CDS encoding type I restriction enzyme HsdR N-terminal domain-containing protein, which produces MQKLNLPPYDVKLRKMDGKIHIFDPIRKKFLVLTPEEWVRQHFIQFLIHYKNYPSSLIKAESGLKYHERKKRTDVTVFNRKMKPLLLIECKAPEVKITTRTFSQIANYYSQFQAKYMIITNGMEHYCFRPDAKELIFEKEIPEFSDL; this is translated from the coding sequence ATGCAAAAATTAAACCTTCCGCCTTATGATGTGAAATTGCGTAAAATGGACGGCAAGATACATATTTTTGATCCCATCAGGAAAAAGTTTTTGGTTTTAACACCAGAAGAATGGGTTCGCCAGCATTTTATTCAGTTTTTAATTCACTATAAAAACTATCCATCGAGCCTTATTAAAGCTGAATCCGGATTAAAATATCATGAAAGAAAAAAACGGACAGATGTGACTGTTTTCAATCGTAAAATGAAACCGCTTCTTTTAATTGAATGCAAGGCTCCTGAGGTTAAAATAACAACCCGTACCTTTTCTCAAATTGCGAATTACTACAGCCAGTTTCAGGCAAAATATATGATTATTACCAATGGAATGGAGCATTACTGCTTTAGACCAGACGCAAAAGAATTGATTTTTGAGAAAGAGATTCCTGAGTTTTCGGATTTATAA
- a CDS encoding aminotransferase class IV, which translates to MINYNGNLTPSGSATLGISNRGFQYGDGIFETIIFRKKEIMFLNEHWERISDSVNDLKLDFPFTKKDLEKTLLELLEVNGLMGQSARVKLYIWRKAGGLYTPEHFDAEFLLTADQAQRKKNQKFDKVGLADTVFLQKTAFSHLKTISALPYVMAGIEKKEKGLEEIILLDQDGYIAEASSSNLYFLDLSNRSIYTPSLQTGCINGVSRRYLFKNAKKFDLEMKEVLWLPEDLMSDRLSIFTINVAGVNCIQKIYATKMGDCTEGLKLFEEIFRW; encoded by the coding sequence ATGATTAATTACAATGGTAACTTAACTCCTTCTGGATCAGCTACTTTGGGGATTTCGAATCGTGGTTTTCAATATGGGGACGGAATTTTTGAAACTATTATTTTCAGGAAAAAAGAAATAATGTTTCTAAATGAGCATTGGGAAAGGATTTCTGACAGCGTCAATGACTTGAAATTAGATTTTCCATTTACAAAAAAGGACTTGGAGAAAACACTTTTGGAATTGTTAGAAGTGAACGGATTAATGGGGCAGTCTGCTAGAGTGAAACTCTATATTTGGAGAAAAGCTGGTGGTTTATATACTCCTGAGCATTTTGATGCTGAGTTTTTGTTAACTGCTGATCAAGCTCAAAGAAAAAAAAATCAAAAATTTGATAAAGTGGGATTAGCAGATACAGTTTTTCTGCAAAAAACTGCTTTTAGTCACTTGAAAACGATTTCTGCTTTGCCATATGTAATGGCCGGAATTGAAAAGAAGGAAAAGGGACTAGAAGAAATTATCTTGTTAGATCAAGATGGATACATAGCAGAGGCTTCTTCTTCTAATCTTTATTTTCTGGATTTAAGTAATCGAAGTATCTATACACCATCCTTGCAAACTGGCTGCATCAATGGAGTAAGTAGAAGGTATTTATTTAAAAATGCAAAGAAGTTTGATCTGGAAATGAAAGAGGTACTATGGTTACCTGAAGATTTGATGTCAGATAGATTATCTATTTTTACTATAAATGTAGCTGGCGTAAATTGCATTCAGAAAATTTATGCCACAAAAATGGGAGATTGCACTGAAGGCCTAAAGTTGTTTGAGGAAATTTTTAGGTGGTAG
- the sdaAB gene encoding L-serine ammonia-lyase, iron-sulfur-dependent subunit beta, which translates to MAERSSIFDMIGPVMIGPSSSHTAGVVRIARAAVKVLGGIPDEAIITFYNSFARTYEGHGSDKAIVAGLLNYKTDDIRIKQAFDLAEEAGLTYTFKSIGSAGTYHPNTIKLNLTKGDRKVEVIGESLGGGVINISKVNGFTANISAALHTLIITAEDTQGSIAFISNIISNDKANIATMSVSRKGKHDIACLAIEMDTGLKTISLEYLKNLDWVIDVIYIPDIDM; encoded by the coding sequence ATGGCAGAAAGAAGTAGCATTTTTGATATGATTGGTCCCGTTATGATAGGTCCCTCGAGTTCACATACCGCTGGAGTAGTGAGGATTGCGCGCGCAGCTGTAAAAGTTTTGGGTGGTATTCCTGATGAGGCTATTATCACTTTTTATAATTCATTTGCAAGAACTTATGAAGGCCATGGAAGCGATAAAGCTATTGTTGCCGGATTGCTAAATTATAAAACAGATGATATCCGTATAAAACAAGCTTTTGATTTAGCGGAAGAAGCCGGACTAACCTACACCTTTAAATCAATTGGCAGTGCAGGAACTTACCATCCAAACACTATCAAATTAAATTTGACCAAAGGTGATCGAAAAGTCGAAGTAATAGGTGAAAGCTTAGGAGGAGGTGTAATCAATATTTCAAAGGTGAATGGATTTACTGCTAATATTTCTGCTGCCCTACACACGCTAATTATCACGGCTGAAGATACACAAGGAAGTATCGCTTTTATTTCGAATATTATCAGTAACGATAAAGCAAATATTGCCACTATGAGCGTTTCCAGGAAAGGAAAGCACGATATTGCCTGTTTGGCAATTGAAATGGATACAGGATTAAAAACTATATCACTTGAATATCTTAAAAATCTGGATTGGGTAATAGATGTTATCTATATTCCAGATATTGACATGTAA